A genome region from Geodermatophilus bullaregiensis includes the following:
- a CDS encoding N-acetyltransferase, with product MSEPGPTVHVGVPLVRPAEPRDVPRIAATLTVAFAESRWVRWALPLDGRTQRLTRLAELEGHRGVTTGTTWVSEDVDAVASWAAPEGAAAPVPADVRAALDRETPRLHAERADAVARTEAELAAALPDGPHWRLRALATRPRSRRRGLGGAVLAPVLRRCDTDGVPAALVAPAWAVVRFARGLGFEVVQATRSADGQLPLWVVVRPPGVPMPEL from the coding sequence ATGAGCGAGCCCGGGCCGACGGTCCACGTCGGCGTCCCGCTGGTGCGGCCGGCCGAGCCGCGCGACGTCCCGCGCATCGCCGCCACCCTCACCGTCGCGTTCGCCGAGTCGCGCTGGGTGCGCTGGGCGCTGCCGCTCGACGGGCGCACCCAGCGGCTGACCCGCCTGGCCGAGCTGGAGGGCCACCGCGGCGTCACGACCGGCACCACCTGGGTCAGCGAGGACGTCGACGCGGTCGCCTCCTGGGCGGCGCCCGAGGGGGCGGCGGCGCCCGTGCCCGCCGACGTCCGCGCGGCGCTGGACCGCGAGACGCCCCGGCTGCACGCCGAGCGCGCCGACGCGGTCGCCCGCACCGAGGCGGAGCTGGCGGCGGCGCTGCCCGACGGGCCGCACTGGCGGCTGCGGGCACTGGCCACCCGGCCCCGCTCCCGCCGCCGCGGGCTGGGCGGCGCGGTGCTGGCGCCGGTGCTGCGCCGCTGCGACACCGACGGCGTGCCCGCGGCCCTGGTGGCGCCGGCCTGGGCGGTCGTGCGCTTCGCCCGCGGACTGGGCTTCGAGGTGGTGCAGGCGACCCGCTCGGCCGACGGCCAGCTGCCGCTGTGGGTGGTCGTCCGGCCGCCCGGCGTGCCGATGCCGGAGCTCTAG
- a CDS encoding winged helix-turn-helix transcriptional regulator → MSDRRSYDDPCGVARALDVVGERWALLVVRELLLGPKRYTDLARGLPGSSPTVLSQRLRDLETAGIVRRSAAGPPGGGRVYELTPRGHDLEDVLVALGRWGSRTVQTSAGDLGTDAFVLALRTTADPARLAGWSARVELRVEDPAGPDRVALTVDGGRLSAVRGTAGAPDAVLAGPPAVLRAVAFGRRSLDAALDDGAVRIEGDDAAVRRLLAAVVPPVPA, encoded by the coding sequence GTGTCCGACCGGCGCAGCTACGACGACCCCTGCGGGGTGGCCCGCGCCCTCGACGTGGTGGGTGAGCGCTGGGCGCTGCTCGTCGTGCGCGAGCTGCTGCTCGGCCCCAAGCGCTACACCGACCTCGCCCGCGGCCTGCCCGGCAGCAGCCCGACCGTGCTCAGCCAGCGGCTGCGCGACCTCGAGACGGCCGGCATCGTGCGCCGGTCGGCCGCCGGGCCGCCGGGCGGCGGCCGGGTCTACGAGCTCACGCCACGCGGGCACGACCTCGAGGACGTGCTCGTCGCCCTGGGCCGCTGGGGCTCGCGGACGGTGCAGACCTCGGCCGGGGACCTCGGCACCGACGCCTTCGTGCTCGCGCTGCGCACCACCGCCGACCCGGCGCGGCTGGCCGGCTGGTCGGCGCGGGTGGAGCTGCGCGTGGAGGACCCGGCCGGCCCCGACCGGGTCGCGCTCACCGTCGACGGCGGGCGGCTGAGCGCCGTCCGGGGGACGGCGGGCGCCCCGGACGCCGTCCTCGCCGGGCCGCCGGCGGTGCTGCGCGCGGTCGCCTTCGGCCGCCGGTCGCTGGACGCGGCGCTCGACGACGGCGCGGTGCGGATTGAGGGTGACGACGCGGCGGTGCGCCGGCTGCTGGCCGCCGTCGTCCCGCCGGTCCCGGCCTGA
- a CDS encoding TetR/AcrR family transcriptional regulator C-terminal domain-containing protein, with the protein MQGELCDDVPSDDVPSDDPAGDPAGDAPAGDAPAGDAPDRAGPAARGATAVLPAGPAPNGRTPLDRRRVLGAAVEYIDRHGLAALTMRRLGAALGVEAMALYRYVPGREQLLDGVVETVIDELYGDPDVHMEAAHGWQDFLQRLAHGVRRIALAHPEVFPLVATRPPAAPWVRPPLRSLRWVESFLTAMTDSGFSDEAAVGAYRAYSSFLLGHLLLEVSQKGVAINAEDVPGDGDASPRTDLRSYPSVVRLESLLSRDETAAEFEEALENLLGRLETVRQEGRAPGD; encoded by the coding sequence GTGCAGGGAGAACTGTGCGACGACGTGCCCTCCGACGACGTGCCCTCCGACGACCCCGCCGGCGACCCCGCCGGCGACGCCCCCGCCGGCGACGCCCCCGCCGGCGACGCCCCCGACCGGGCCGGTCCGGCGGCGCGGGGTGCGACCGCGGTGCTGCCGGCCGGCCCCGCGCCGAACGGGCGGACGCCGCTGGACCGCCGCCGGGTCCTCGGCGCGGCGGTCGAGTACATCGACCGGCACGGCCTCGCGGCGCTGACCATGCGCCGGCTGGGCGCGGCGCTGGGCGTGGAGGCCATGGCGCTCTACCGGTACGTGCCCGGCCGCGAGCAGCTGCTCGACGGCGTCGTCGAGACCGTCATCGACGAGCTCTACGGCGACCCGGACGTGCACATGGAGGCCGCGCACGGCTGGCAGGACTTCCTGCAGCGGCTGGCGCACGGCGTGCGGCGGATCGCGCTGGCCCACCCGGAGGTCTTCCCGCTCGTGGCCACCCGCCCGCCGGCCGCGCCGTGGGTCCGCCCGCCGCTGCGCAGCCTGCGCTGGGTGGAGTCCTTCCTCACCGCGATGACCGACAGCGGCTTCTCCGACGAGGCGGCGGTCGGCGCCTACCGCGCCTACTCGAGCTTCCTCCTGGGACACCTGCTGTTGGAGGTGAGCCAGAAGGGGGTGGCCATCAACGCGGAGGACGTGCCGGGGGACGGCGACGCGTCCCCTCGCACCGACCTGCGGTCCTACCCCTCGGTGGTGCGCCTGGAGTCGCTGCTGTCGCGTGACGAGACGGCCGCCGAGTTCGAGGAGGCCCTCGAGAACCTGCTCGGCCGGCTGGAGACCGTCCGGCAGGAGGGGCGGGCCCCGGGCGACTGA
- a CDS encoding DUF2382 domain-containing protein, producing the protein MITEQQISSVIGSTAVGPDGKHGSVGEVFLDDETGRPEWATVRTGLFGTKEAFVPLAEATVEGDELRLPYDKAKVKGAPHVDVSAGHLSPEEESELYAYYGLGTGGTTTGQGVAGTTTGTTGRDSDRDGIPDSLEGRTGTSGRQDLSGQAGTVGRDTSGPTTDNAMTRSEEHLEVGTQRVEAGKARLRKYVVTETESATVPVSREEVRVEREPITDANVGNALDGPAISEEEHEVTLHAERPVVSTEATPVERVRLDTQTVTEQETVSGEVRKEQIEVDGDVDPTTRRR; encoded by the coding sequence GTGATCACCGAACAGCAGATCAGCAGCGTCATCGGCAGCACCGCCGTCGGCCCCGACGGCAAGCACGGCAGCGTCGGCGAGGTCTTCCTCGACGACGAGACCGGCCGCCCCGAGTGGGCCACCGTCCGCACCGGCCTGTTCGGCACCAAGGAGGCCTTCGTGCCCCTGGCCGAGGCCACCGTCGAGGGCGACGAGCTGCGCCTCCCCTACGACAAGGCCAAGGTCAAGGGCGCGCCGCACGTCGACGTCTCCGCCGGCCACCTCTCCCCCGAGGAGGAGTCGGAGCTCTACGCCTACTACGGCCTCGGCACGGGCGGCACGACGACCGGTCAGGGCGTCGCCGGCACCACCACCGGCACCACCGGCCGCGACAGCGACCGTGACGGCATCCCGGACTCGCTCGAGGGCCGCACCGGCACCTCGGGTCGCCAGGACCTGAGCGGACAGGCCGGCACCGTGGGCCGCGACACCTCGGGCCCGACGACCGACAACGCGATGACCCGCTCCGAGGAGCACCTCGAGGTCGGCACCCAGCGCGTCGAGGCCGGGAAGGCGCGGCTGCGCAAGTACGTCGTGACCGAGACCGAGAGCGCCACCGTGCCGGTCTCGCGCGAGGAGGTCCGGGTCGAGCGCGAGCCGATCACCGACGCGAACGTCGGCAACGCCCTCGACGGCCCGGCCATCTCCGAGGAGGAGCACGAGGTCACGCTGCACGCCGAGCGTCCCGTCGTCTCCACGGAGGCCACCCCGGTCGAGCGCGTCCGCCTCGACACCCAGACCGTCACCGAGCAGGAGACGGTCAGCGGCGAGGTCCGCAAGGAGCAGATCGAGGTCGACGGCGACGTCGACCCGACGACCCGCCGCCGCTGA
- a CDS encoding dihydrofolate reductase family protein: MATITAVENVSLDGVAQGPAGPDEDTRGGFDRGGWFAPYPDAVLGEVMGRGLQADGGMLFGRRTYESLRAAWAGTTENPFGPVLDAKPKYVVSRDPGYAAGWANSTLLAGDAATTVAGLKATTDLDLTVLGSPDLLATLLPAGLVDELVLAVAPVVVGAGRTLFPAGAQLRWELVESVPTTTGVLVNRYRPVR, translated from the coding sequence GTGGCCACCATCACCGCAGTCGAGAACGTCAGCCTGGACGGCGTCGCGCAGGGCCCGGCCGGTCCAGACGAGGACACCCGCGGCGGCTTCGACCGCGGCGGCTGGTTCGCCCCCTACCCCGACGCCGTCCTCGGCGAGGTCATGGGCCGGGGCCTGCAGGCCGACGGCGGCATGCTGTTCGGCCGCCGCACCTACGAGAGCCTGCGCGCCGCCTGGGCCGGGACCACCGAGAACCCCTTCGGCCCGGTGCTCGACGCCAAGCCGAAGTACGTCGTCTCCCGCGACCCCGGCTACGCCGCCGGCTGGGCGAACTCCACGCTGCTCGCCGGCGACGCCGCGACGACGGTGGCCGGGCTCAAGGCCACGACCGACCTCGACCTCACCGTGCTGGGCAGTCCCGACCTGCTGGCCACGCTGCTGCCGGCCGGGCTGGTCGACGAGCTGGTGCTGGCCGTCGCGCCAGTGGTCGTGGGCGCCGGCCGCACCCTCTTCCCGGCCGGCGCGCAGCTGCGGTGGGAGCTGGTCGAGTCGGTGCCCACCACCACCGGCGTCCTGGTCAACCGGTACCGCCCGGTCCGCTGA
- the arfB gene encoding alternative ribosome rescue aminoacyl-tRNA hydrolase ArfB, translating to MPAADDAAGDLPVSGSLVVPAAALAWRFSRSSGPGGQGVNTADSRVELSVTPLDLPGLTDAQRARLAERLGSRLVDGVLTVAASEHRQQLRNRQAARERLAAVLRAALAPPVPARRRTKPTRGSQERRIAAKKRRGELKRRRGSWD from the coding sequence GTGCCCGCCGCCGACGACGCCGCCGGTGACCTCCCGGTCTCCGGCTCCCTCGTCGTGCCCGCCGCGGCGCTGGCGTGGCGGTTCTCCCGCTCGTCGGGGCCCGGCGGGCAGGGCGTCAACACCGCGGACTCGCGGGTCGAGCTCTCCGTCACGCCGCTGGACCTGCCCGGGCTGACCGACGCCCAGCGGGCCCGGCTGGCCGAGCGGCTGGGGTCCCGGCTGGTCGACGGCGTCCTGACCGTGGCGGCCAGCGAGCACCGCCAGCAGCTGCGCAACCGGCAGGCCGCCCGCGAGCGGCTGGCCGCGGTGCTGCGCGCCGCGCTGGCCCCGCCGGTGCCGGCCCGGCGCCGCACGAAGCCGACGCGCGGTTCGCAGGAGCGGCGGATCGCGGCCAAGAAGCGCCGCGGCGAGCTCAAGCGCCGCCGCGGGAGCTGGGACTAG
- the yidD gene encoding membrane protein insertion efficiency factor YidD: MVFIWSSNWRPRRRRRGYGPRPGWRYGYGRRYGPPPGYGYRRHHRDDRDGGCLRDLLFLNTGCCLANAIGCSVDGLFLVPTTVRHVHAAGTGTRGSRMAERMVAAVRVYQREVSPARPPCCSFTPTCSAYAVEAIERHGARRGGRLTLRRLLRCRPGAAGGADPVPAAA; the protein is encoded by the coding sequence GTGGTGTTCATCTGGAGCAGCAACTGGCGGCCGCGACGCCGCCGCCGCGGGTACGGCCCCCGGCCCGGCTGGCGGTACGGGTACGGCCGCCGGTACGGCCCGCCGCCGGGCTACGGGTACCGGCGGCACCACCGCGACGACCGCGACGGCGGCTGCCTGCGCGACCTGCTGTTCCTCAACACCGGCTGCTGCCTGGCCAACGCCATCGGCTGCAGCGTGGACGGGCTGTTCCTCGTGCCGACGACGGTGCGGCACGTGCACGCCGCCGGCACCGGGACGCGCGGCTCGCGGATGGCCGAGCGGATGGTCGCCGCCGTCCGCGTCTACCAGCGCGAGGTCAGCCCGGCGCGGCCGCCGTGCTGCTCGTTCACCCCGACCTGCTCGGCCTACGCCGTCGAGGCCATCGAGCGGCACGGCGCCCGGCGCGGCGGCCGGCTGACCCTGCGCCGGCTGCTCCGCTGCCGGCCGGGCGCGGCCGGCGGGGCCGACCCGGTGCCCGCCGCGGCCTGA